In Mycobacterium sp. JS623, one genomic interval encodes:
- a CDS encoding TetR/AcrR family transcriptional regulator — translation MSAPRPYESLLAKGEDRRQRILSVAERLLARNGWRNTSLAQIAKEAGVTPAGLLHHFESKEQLLNAVLDARDADDEIHADYQSGDLVVELSRVPQRFERAPELIGTFTVLLVENIAPDAPLHDRMHKRYSDAVDIVTDIIKRGQSDGKFRPDFDASSKAVEILAFITGMETLWLLDRSIPLTEVFKGYAESLGRELAPRSST, via the coding sequence ATACGAGTCCCTCCTCGCCAAGGGGGAGGACCGCAGGCAGCGGATACTTTCCGTGGCCGAGCGGCTGCTGGCACGCAACGGCTGGCGCAACACCTCGCTGGCTCAGATCGCGAAGGAAGCCGGCGTCACGCCCGCGGGGTTGTTGCACCACTTCGAATCCAAGGAGCAACTGCTCAACGCGGTGCTCGATGCGCGCGACGCCGACGACGAGATACACGCCGACTATCAGTCCGGTGACCTGGTCGTCGAGCTCAGCCGGGTGCCCCAGCGATTCGAACGCGCGCCCGAGCTCATCGGCACCTTCACGGTGCTGTTGGTCGAGAACATCGCGCCCGACGCTCCGCTGCACGACCGAATGCACAAGCGGTACAGCGACGCCGTCGACATCGTCACCGACATCATCAAGCGCGGTCAGAGTGACGGAAAGTTCCGCCCAGACTTCGACGCGTCCAGCAAGGCCGTAGAAATACTCGCCTTCATCACCGGAATGGAGACCCTATGGTTACTCGATCGATCAATCCCGCTGACCGAGGTGTTCAAGGGCTACGCCGAGTCGCTGGGTCGCGAGCTGGCGCCCAGGAGCTCGACATGA